The following DNA comes from Candidatus Acidiferrales bacterium.
CGAAGGCAGCCCGCCGACGCAACCCTCGCGACTCAGGACTAGATTTCGAGTCTTTCAAGAACACCTTTCTGCTTCCAGTTTGGGCAAGATTGTTCTGCCGGGCCGATCACTCTCCCCAGGGCGCGTGAAGCAGTTCTTTCCATCGCGAATTGTGGTTCCATCCCGCCATTGCGGGCGCAAACCACAGATGTGGCCGTCTCTTCGTTCCCTTTCCACGGTCAGCTTCCCTCGCCCGAGGAAAGGCCTCAGGGAGTGGATTGGCCTTGCAATTGTCTGATGTTTCGTCTATTCAGGCTTCTGCCCCAAAGCAAATGAAGCCGGTGGAATGGACCCAAGCTCATTGACCAACAAGACCCAAAACCCCATCCCGATGGTCGATCTCCGCGCGCAGTACGCCACCATCCGGGAGCAGATCCGCGCCGCTATCGAGGCCGTGCTCGATTCCCAGCACTTTATTCTCGGACCGCAAGTGCAAGCATTGGAGGAGGAGATCGCTCGCTACTGCGGCCGGCGATTCGCGGTGGGCGTGGCTTCCGGCACCGATGCGCTGATCTTGGCGCTGCGGGCATGCGGGATTGGCCCAGGCGATGAGGTGATTGTGCCCTCCTTCAGTTTCATCGCCACCGCCGACTCGGTCAGCTTGCTGGGGGCAACGCCGGTATTTGTCGATATCCAGCCTGAGACGTTCTGCATCAATCCGGCAAAAATCGCCGCCAAGATTACTCCTCGGACGAGGGCCGTCATCCCGGTTCACCTTTACGGGCAGCCGGCGGATATGGATCCGATCCTCGAACTCGCTCACCAGCACAACCTGAAGGTCATCGAAGACAACGCCCACGCGATCGGGGCCACCTACAAGGGAAAGAAGACCGCGAGCCTGGGCGACGCGGGCTGCATCAGCTTCTATCCCAGCAAAAATCTGGGTGCGTACGGTGATGGCGGCATGATTGTCACGGATTCAGAGGAGCTCTGCCGACACCTGCGTTCGCTTCGCAACCACGGCAGCACAAAGAGATACTTCAGCGAAGAGCAGGGCTGGAACAGCCGCCTCGACGAAATTCAGGCAGCAATTCTACGGGTGAAGTTGCGGCACCTTGATGCGTGGAATGCCGGACGCCGGGCGAACGCAGCGCATTATGATGCGCTTCTCAACCGTCTGCCGGGAGTGGTGGTGCCGAAGGTGGCCCCGTGGGGCGAGCATGTCTTCCATCAATACACTATCCGCGTGCCCCACCGCGATCGTGTACAGAAAGTTTTGGCGGATCAAGGCATCGCCAGTACGGTTTACTATCCCACTCCCGTCCACTTGCAGCCAATCTATGCTTCACTTCAGCACCAGCCAGGCGATCTGCCCGAAACCGAGCGCGCCGCTGCCGAAGTCTTGTCCCTCCCGATGTATCCCGAATTGACGGTGACTCAGATCGAGCGCGTCGTGGACGTGGTCTCGAGCGCGCTCCAAGCTTGAGCCTGGACTCTTGCTGTTTGCGGTGATCGGTCTCGTAGCTTGGTTGCCCCAGTGGAAAGATTCCGTCCTGCGGTTACTGTTTCAAATTTTGCGTCACAACTCGCTGCGCGTCTCGGTCGCGGAATATCTGACGCTGTAGCCACTCGTGGGCAGCCGGTTCTATGCCGCGGTCTCTTACCTCTTCTGGCGTGCTCAGGACGAACGCACGCTCCGCTGCCGGACGCTGTTCCTACTGGCGAAGATCGCTGAGTTTCTGCATTGGGAGCGGAATACGAAACAGGAGGGGCGGGAGTGGCGCTTTACTGAGCTCGGCCGCTGTCTCTGGAAAGTTCAAAACCAAGAGTACTGGCGGCTTGAAAACAACCGCCACCACTTCGAAGAGTGTCCGGCCGGAAATGTCCAGGCAGCCTGAGCAGGAATCTCATTTCCGCCTAAGGGAGATTCTCCAGGGCCTGCCGGGCGCTCGCCGCGTACGCGAAACCTGGATTAAGGCTGAGCGCTTTCTTGAGAGATTGTTTGCCCTCGTTGACCTGGCCATCGGCCACGTAGGCCAGGCCGAGGTGGTAATGGTAAGTTGGGTTGTCGGGAGCTTTCTTAAGGGACTCGTCAAAGTAGCCGATGGCCGATTTATACGAACCCTTTTTATAGTGGGCCCAACCGAGCGTGTCCGCTGTAGCGGGGGAGTCCGGCATTTTTTCCCTCGCTTTTTGAGCCAAGGAAAGGGCTAGATCTAAATTGCCCCCGTGCTCAAGGTACAAGAAGGCAAGATTGTTCGCCACGATGGGGGCTTCGGGATCTATCCCGTGGGCTTTTTCGTAAATCTTTTGTGCTTGCTCCCAGTTGCCTTCAGCCTCGTACATATTCGCCAAAAGAACGTAATACCCTGTCGCCTTGGGATTCGCGTCGATAGCGGCCTGAGCCTCCTGTTTGGCCTTTTCGGTCGAGCCCTGCAGGGAGTAAATCCGGCTTAGCAGGCTGTGAGCGTCCGAGCTATTAGGTTCCAGC
Coding sequences within:
- a CDS encoding DegT/DnrJ/EryC1/StrS family aminotransferase encodes the protein MDPSSLTNKTQNPIPMVDLRAQYATIREQIRAAIEAVLDSQHFILGPQVQALEEEIARYCGRRFAVGVASGTDALILALRACGIGPGDEVIVPSFSFIATADSVSLLGATPVFVDIQPETFCINPAKIAAKITPRTRAVIPVHLYGQPADMDPILELAHQHNLKVIEDNAHAIGATYKGKKTASLGDAGCISFYPSKNLGAYGDGGMIVTDSEELCRHLRSLRNHGSTKRYFSEEQGWNSRLDEIQAAILRVKLRHLDAWNAGRRANAAHYDALLNRLPGVVVPKVAPWGEHVFHQYTIRVPHRDRVQKVLADQGIASTVYYPTPVHLQPIYASLQHQPGDLPETERAAAEVLSLPMYPELTVTQIERVVDVVSSALQA